Proteins from a genomic interval of Microcoleus sp. AS-A8:
- a CDS encoding helix-turn-helix domain-containing protein produces the protein MGKAGKALKQVLETYGISQNQLAVTMGVDRSNVHRWVHEQRDPAGDVIVEIKNALKQLNPDAAEDFARLFLGD, from the coding sequence ATGGGCAAAGCAGGCAAAGCGCTTAAACAGGTGTTGGAAACCTACGGCATTAGCCAAAACCAACTGGCGGTCACAATGGGAGTTGACCGCTCAAATGTCCATCGCTGGGTACACGAGCAAAGAGACCCTGCCGGTGATGTGATTGTAGAAATTAAGAACGCACTCAAGCAGCTAAACCCGGATGCGGCTGAGGATTTTGCCAGGTTATTCTTAGGTGATTGA
- a CDS encoding DUF3368 domain-containing protein, whose protein sequence is MLILNHRLAQRIADLYRLKYTGTLGVLVKAKQSGYLSTVAPVINMLRSKGMWLTDKIISDVLRLSGE, encoded by the coding sequence ATGCTTATATTGAACCATAGATTGGCGCAACGAATCGCTGATTTGTATAGATTAAAATACACAGGAACTCTTGGTGTATTGGTAAAAGCCAAACAGTCAGGATATCTCTCAACCGTAGCACCAGTTATTAACATGCTTCGCAGTAAAGGTATGTGGTTGACTGACAAAATTATCAGTGATGTTCTGCGATTGTCAGGAGAGTAG